TTGGCGACGGTGCCGCCGTCGAGGTCGTCGGCGGTGGTGTTGACCACGAGCTGGGCCGTGAGCAGCATGCGCCCTTCAAGCTGTTCCCAGCCGATGGCCCGAAATACGCCGGACCGCGGCGCGGACCTGCCCAATGTTTGACGATGCCCTTTTTTCCCGCTACGGCGCAACGAACGACGAAAGAGACGCTTCATGGCTCTGGCTCCCAGGTGGTCGGCTATTTTGTATCAGCCCCGTCCTTTCCGCCCGTCCCCCGTCATCACGGGGGGCACCTTACGATAACCAGCTTTTCGCCGGAAATCAATGAAATTACGGGCGCGCCCCATAAGAATACGAGCCAACGTGGAAAAACCTTACCGAAAGCGGTTTCGTAACGTTTGGCAAGCGGCCGGGCTTATCCGCCCCGGAGGACCGCCTGGAATACTTCCAGGGCCTTGCGTTCGCGGCGAAGCTTGCGGAGACGCCGTTTGCTGGGAGTGGAAGCGGTTTGCGGCACCGGCTCACTGTTTGGAAGGCTGCCAACCGTTTCCAAGACTGCCACGCTCGGCGGCGCGTCCCGCCGCGGTTCCACCTTCACGACGGCCGAATTTGGAAGGCTGCCAGACGACGACCAGGGCAATCCAACGCCGCGCCGCCAGCTCGGCCAACTTGTCGAACAAGGCGGCCAGTTCCTCGGCACGCGGGCCGGGCTGCCGCAGCCAACCGCGCAAATGGTCGACCACCACCAGCCGGCAATCGGCGATTTGGTCCAACGCGCTTTCCAGCTTGCCGATCACGGCCTCGGCCGGCGTAACACCTTCGGGCAGTTCAGCGTCGGCATTGATGAGGGCCACTCGCCGCGAATCGGCGCCGGCCGCCAACAGCCGTCCTTTGACGACCGGGTTCAGGCGCCGGTCGGACTGCGCGATCAGGACCGGGCCGGGGCGCGTGTCGCCCGCCACCGCCTCGGGCCAGGCTGCGCCGCTGGAGACCCGCGCGGCGAGGCCGGCGGCCAGCAGGCTTTTGCCGCTGCCGGCCTCTCCCGCCA
The Pirellulales bacterium DNA segment above includes these coding regions:
- a CDS encoding AAA family ATPase — encoded protein: MSCESLSDDGRPRTGDPTAPRRELLRLDEIDGTDIHLLWPDRLPVGHVTVVAGEAGSGKSLLAAGLAARVSSGAAWPEAVAGDTRPGPVLIAQSDRRLNPVVKGRLLAAGADSRRVALINADAELPEGVTPAEAVIGKLESALDQIADCRLVVVDHLRGWLRQPGPRAEELAALFDKLAELAARRWIALVVVWQPSKFGRREGGTAAGRAAERGSLGNGWQPSKQ